The proteins below are encoded in one region of Streptomyces sp. NBC_00490:
- a CDS encoding EamA family transporter: MTRSATILLTALAPISWGTTYAVTTEFLPPDRPLFTGLARALPAGLTLLAVARVLPKGAWWWKATVLGALNIGAFFPLLFLSAYRLPGGMAAVVGSVGPLLVVGLSALLLGERPTARSVVTGVVAAFGVSLVVLRAAGALDLVGVLAAFASAASMSAGTVLTKRWGRPDGVGPLALTGWQLTAGGLLIAPLALLVEGAPPALDGRAVGGYLYLALANTAVSYWLWFRGIGRLSATQVTLLGPLSPLTAAIVGWAALGQALTPVQLAGMAVAFGATVAGQLGQPQARTAGRSFRRGAPGGRARSVTGARP; this comes from the coding sequence ATGACCCGGTCCGCGACCATCCTCCTCACCGCCCTCGCTCCCATCTCCTGGGGCACCACCTACGCCGTCACCACCGAGTTCCTCCCGCCCGACCGTCCCCTGTTCACCGGACTGGCGCGCGCCCTGCCCGCCGGGCTGACGCTGCTCGCGGTGGCGCGGGTGCTGCCGAAGGGGGCCTGGTGGTGGAAGGCGACGGTGCTCGGGGCGCTGAACATCGGCGCGTTCTTCCCGCTGTTGTTCCTCTCCGCGTACCGGCTGCCCGGCGGTATGGCCGCGGTCGTCGGGTCGGTGGGGCCGTTGCTCGTGGTGGGGCTGTCGGCGCTGCTGCTGGGGGAGCGGCCGACCGCGCGGAGTGTGGTCACCGGCGTCGTCGCGGCGTTCGGGGTCAGTCTCGTCGTCCTGAGGGCGGCCGGGGCGCTCGACCTCGTGGGGGTGCTGGCGGCCTTCGCCTCGGCCGCCTCGATGTCCGCCGGGACCGTGCTGACCAAGCGGTGGGGACGGCCCGACGGAGTGGGTCCGCTCGCGCTCACCGGGTGGCAGCTGACCGCGGGCGGGCTGCTCATCGCGCCGCTCGCGCTGCTGGTCGAAGGTGCCCCGCCCGCGCTCGACGGACGGGCGGTGGGCGGCTACCTCTATCTGGCGCTGGCGAACACGGCGGTCTCGTACTGGCTCTGGTTCCGCGGCATCGGCCGGCTCAGCGCCACACAGGTCACCCTCCTCGGTCCGCTCTCCCCGCTGACCGCCGCGATCGTCGGCTGGGCGGCGCTCGGCCAGGCCCTGACGCCGGTCCAGCTGGCGGGGATGGCGGTGGCGTTCGGGGCGACGGTGGCGGGGCAGCTGGGACAGCCGCAGGCGCGCACCGCCGGTAGGTCGTTCCGCCGAGGTGCCCCGGGGGGACGCGCGCGGAGCGTGACGGGCGCCCGCCCCTGA
- a CDS encoding MarR family winged helix-turn-helix transcriptional regulator codes for MNATPQQPPADLVDAIIEQWGTVRPDLDTRAMEVFGRIFRLSRAMGDRMEKAYAPYGISRGEFDVLATLRRAGEPYALSPRQLSATLMLTTGGMTGRLDKLERAGLLRRSPDPHDRRGLQVTLTEKGLTVLDDAVGAGLATETQALSVLNDEQAGQLADLLRQLLAGTQAPPH; via the coding sequence ATGAACGCCACGCCGCAGCAGCCCCCCGCAGATCTCGTCGACGCGATCATCGAGCAGTGGGGAACCGTGCGGCCCGACCTCGACACCCGGGCGATGGAGGTCTTCGGGCGGATCTTCCGGCTGTCACGGGCCATGGGCGACCGGATGGAGAAGGCGTACGCCCCCTACGGGATCTCCCGGGGCGAGTTCGACGTCCTGGCCACCCTGCGCCGCGCCGGCGAGCCCTACGCCCTCTCGCCCCGTCAGCTCTCCGCGACGCTGATGCTCACGACGGGCGGCATGACCGGCCGCCTCGACAAGCTGGAACGCGCGGGCCTGCTCCGCCGCTCCCCCGACCCGCACGACCGCCGTGGCCTCCAAGTCACCCTCACCGAGAAGGGGTTGACCGTCCTCGACGACGCGGTCGGCGCCGGCCTCGCCACCGAGACACAGGCGCTGTCCGTCCTGAACGACGAACAGGCCGGCCAACTGGCCGACCTGCTCCGCCAGTTGCTGGCAGGAACCCAGGCGCCTCCGCACTGA
- a CDS encoding FAD-dependent monooxygenase: MNGTATHRTVIVVGSGPTGLLLAGDLATAGVPVTLLEKRSHDISNLSRAFGVHARTLEQLDARGLADQLLATGDTITGLRAFDRLTLDLTTLESRFPFMLITPQYEVERLLERRAREAGVDFAYESEVVGLRQDADGVELEVRGADGAVAVRRAAYVVGADGHHSAVRREIGLDFPGVSVITSLFLADVRLAERPEDVLTVNGAGDCFAMIASFGDGWYRVMGWDRRHEVADDVPIDLDEVKDVARRALGSDYGMHDARWLSRFHSDERQAPRYRVGRVFLAGDAAHIHSPAGGQGMNTGLQDAANLSWKLAAAVQGWAPDGLLDTYETERHPVGKAVLRSSGGLVRLARAQSPALRAVRALVSAVGNTVGPARRKALGQISGIGYRYPAPRGAHRLTGTRVPDVALAGGRLHEALRGGRFVLITPDPRAYEDPGTRKDRLTVERWASGRRTTVLVRPDGYVAWAADAPDATAIEEAVTAAVG; the protein is encoded by the coding sequence ATGAACGGCACCGCCACCCACCGCACCGTGATCGTCGTCGGCTCCGGCCCGACCGGCCTGCTCCTCGCCGGTGACCTCGCCACCGCGGGTGTCCCCGTCACCCTCCTCGAAAAGCGCTCCCACGACATCAGCAACCTCTCCCGCGCCTTCGGTGTGCACGCCCGCACCCTGGAGCAGCTCGACGCCCGGGGACTCGCCGACCAGCTGCTCGCCACCGGCGACACCATCACCGGCCTGCGCGCCTTCGACCGCCTCACGCTCGACCTGACCACGCTGGAGTCCCGCTTCCCGTTCATGCTCATCACCCCGCAGTACGAGGTCGAGCGGCTGCTGGAGCGGCGGGCGAGGGAGGCCGGGGTCGACTTCGCGTACGAGAGCGAGGTCGTGGGGCTGCGCCAGGACGCCGACGGGGTGGAGCTGGAGGTGCGGGGCGCGGACGGCGCGGTCGCCGTCCGCCGCGCGGCCTATGTCGTCGGCGCCGACGGACACCACAGCGCCGTACGCCGGGAGATCGGCCTGGACTTCCCCGGGGTCTCCGTCATCACGTCGCTGTTCCTCGCCGACGTCCGGCTCGCCGAGCGGCCCGAGGACGTGCTCACCGTCAACGGCGCGGGCGACTGCTTCGCGATGATCGCCTCCTTCGGCGACGGCTGGTACCGGGTCATGGGCTGGGACCGCCGGCACGAGGTCGCCGACGACGTCCCGATCGACCTCGACGAGGTCAAGGACGTCGCCCGCCGCGCCCTGGGCTCCGACTACGGCATGCACGACGCCCGCTGGCTCTCCCGCTTCCACAGCGACGAACGCCAGGCGCCGCGCTACCGGGTCGGCAGGGTCTTCCTCGCCGGCGACGCCGCGCACATCCACTCCCCGGCCGGCGGCCAGGGGATGAACACCGGCCTCCAGGACGCGGCCAACCTGAGCTGGAAGCTCGCCGCGGCCGTGCAGGGGTGGGCGCCGGACGGGCTCCTCGACACCTACGAGACCGAGCGGCACCCGGTCGGCAAGGCGGTGCTGCGCAGCAGCGGCGGACTCGTCCGGCTGGCCCGCGCGCAGAGCCCGGCACTGCGCGCCGTCCGCGCCCTCGTCTCCGCCGTCGGCAACACGGTCGGTCCCGCCCGGCGCAAGGCCCTGGGCCAGATCTCCGGCATCGGCTACCGGTACCCCGCCCCCCGCGGCGCCCACCGCCTCACCGGCACCCGCGTCCCCGACGTCGCTCTGGCGGGCGGCCGTCTGCACGAGGCCCTGCGCGGCGGCCGGTTCGTCCTGATCACCCCGGACCCCCGGGCGTACGAGGACCCGGGCACCCGCAAGGACCGGCTGACCGTGGAGCGCTGGGCGAGCGGCCGTCGTACGACCGTCCTGGTACGCCCCGACGGATACGTGGCCTGGGCGGCGGACGCGCCGGACGCCACGGCGATCGAGGAGGCGGTCACCGCCGCCGTCGGGTGA
- a CDS encoding TetR/AcrR family transcriptional regulator: MNGSNSDTTTTPPGPGAGPGSGAPRRSDATRGAILTAARERFAADGYERATIRAIAKDAGIDPSMVMRYYGNKEGLFAAAVAIDLRLPDVGALPREDVGRALLTHFLATWEENEVLTALLRVGATNAAGAERMQGVFRDQLLPIAERACPDPQQVPARAALVSSQLLGLALTRYVLRIPSAVALAPEEIVAWLAPTVQRYLTAPSP, from the coding sequence ATGAACGGCAGCAACAGCGACACCACGACCACACCTCCCGGCCCAGGCGCCGGGCCGGGTTCAGGCGCCCCCCGCCGCTCCGACGCCACCCGCGGCGCGATCCTCACCGCGGCCCGCGAACGCTTCGCCGCCGACGGCTACGAGCGGGCCACCATCCGCGCGATCGCCAAGGACGCGGGCATCGATCCGTCCATGGTGATGCGCTACTACGGCAACAAGGAGGGCCTCTTCGCGGCGGCGGTCGCCATCGACCTGCGGCTGCCGGACGTGGGCGCACTGCCCCGCGAGGACGTCGGCCGGGCTCTCCTCACGCATTTCCTGGCCACCTGGGAGGAGAACGAGGTGCTCACGGCCCTGCTGCGGGTCGGCGCGACGAACGCGGCCGGGGCCGAGCGGATGCAGGGCGTCTTCCGGGACCAGTTGCTGCCGATCGCCGAGCGGGCGTGCCCGGACCCCCAGCAGGTCCCGGCGCGGGCCGCGCTCGTGTCGTCGCAGCTGCTGGGCCTGGCGCTGACCCGTTATGTGCTGCGGATCCCGTCCGCGGTGGCGCTGGCGCCCGAGGAGATCGTGGCGTGGCTGGCGCCGACGGTGCAGCGGTATCTGACCGCGCCGAGCCCCTGA
- the malQ gene encoding 4-alpha-glucanotransferase has translation MVEQGSAEPPSEDLSRLAELHGVATSYSPSPGRTVAASATAVTLALAALGVDTDRPAAALAARERELRDRLLPPTVVCWSGSPPASLGNLPRGTRLRIETEQGETRAAADQLPPGIHRLTATAPDGRVAESHLVVAPARLPTTTGRSYGLLVQLYSLLSRRSWGMGDLGDLTELTAWAGRALGAGFVQANPLHAAVPGAPTDPSPYRPSSRRFPDPVHLRVEDVPEYAQVTDREAVRSLAERAGRLREAVLDKGALIDRDAVWELKREALELVREVPLGPGRRAAYVDFLAEEGQALEDHATWCALAEVHGSDWSRWPAGLRDPRSPETARARAELMDRVDFHCRLAWLTDAQLVASQRAAREAGMPVGIIHDLAVGVHPGGADAWAQQDYFAAGMSVGAPPDAFNARGQDWGLPPWRPDRLAASGYAPFRRLLRALFRYAGALRIDHVMGLFRLWWVPQGHPPTEGTYIRYDAEAMLAVLVLEASRAGAMVIGEDLGTVEPGVRETLRERGVLGTSVLWFERDWEGDGRPLPPERWRADCLATATTHDLPSTAARLTGEHVELRYRLGLLTRELAEERTEAAADTGEWLEVLARLGLLHGTGGGHSTSTEEAEIQAVHRFLLRTPARLVGVWLPDAVGDRRPQNLPGTWDQYPNWRLPIADAEGRPVTLEGLAGSPRLHALVEVLRGPRTVGPG, from the coding sequence ATGGTGGAGCAGGGGTCGGCCGAGCCGCCTTCCGAGGACCTGTCCCGCCTCGCCGAGCTGCACGGCGTCGCCACGTCCTACAGTCCGTCGCCGGGCCGTACGGTCGCCGCCTCGGCCACCGCCGTCACCCTCGCGCTGGCCGCCCTCGGCGTCGACACCGACCGCCCCGCGGCCGCGCTGGCCGCCCGCGAGCGTGAGCTGCGCGACCGGCTGCTGCCGCCGACGGTGGTCTGCTGGAGCGGCAGCCCGCCCGCCTCCCTCGGGAACCTGCCCAGGGGCACCCGTCTGCGGATCGAGACCGAGCAGGGCGAGACCCGCGCCGCCGCCGACCAACTCCCGCCCGGCATCCACCGGTTGACCGCCACGGCGCCCGACGGCCGGGTGGCCGAGTCCCACCTGGTCGTCGCCCCCGCCCGGCTCCCCACGACCACCGGACGCTCGTACGGACTCCTCGTCCAGCTCTACTCCCTGCTCTCCCGGCGCTCCTGGGGCATGGGCGACCTCGGCGACCTCACCGAACTGACCGCCTGGGCCGGGCGGGCCCTCGGCGCCGGGTTCGTGCAGGCCAACCCGTTGCACGCGGCGGTGCCCGGCGCCCCGACCGACCCCTCGCCGTACCGCCCCTCCTCGCGGCGCTTCCCGGACCCGGTGCATCTGCGGGTCGAGGACGTGCCCGAGTACGCCCAGGTCACCGACCGCGAGGCGGTGCGCTCGCTCGCCGAACGGGCCGGGCGGCTGCGTGAAGCGGTGCTGGACAAGGGCGCGTTGATCGACCGGGACGCCGTGTGGGAGCTCAAGCGGGAGGCGCTGGAGCTGGTGCGCGAGGTGCCGCTCGGCCCCGGCCGGCGGGCCGCGTACGTCGACTTCCTCGCCGAGGAGGGCCAGGCCCTGGAGGACCACGCGACCTGGTGTGCGCTGGCGGAGGTGCACGGCTCGGACTGGAGCCGGTGGCCGGCCGGACTGCGGGACCCCCGCTCGCCCGAAACGGCCCGCGCCCGCGCCGAGTTGATGGACCGCGTCGACTTCCACTGCCGGCTCGCCTGGCTCACCGACGCCCAGCTCGTCGCCTCGCAGCGGGCGGCACGGGAGGCCGGGATGCCGGTCGGGATCATCCACGATCTGGCGGTCGGCGTACACCCCGGGGGCGCCGACGCCTGGGCGCAGCAGGACTACTTCGCGGCCGGGATGTCGGTCGGCGCACCGCCGGACGCCTTCAACGCGCGCGGGCAGGACTGGGGACTGCCGCCGTGGCGCCCGGACCGCCTGGCCGCATCGGGCTACGCCCCCTTCCGACGCCTGCTCAGAGCCCTCTTCCGCTACGCCGGCGCCCTGCGCATCGACCATGTGATGGGCCTGTTCCGCCTCTGGTGGGTCCCGCAGGGCCACCCGCCGACCGAGGGCACCTACATCCGCTACGACGCCGAGGCCATGCTCGCGGTCCTGGTCCTGGAGGCCTCGCGCGCCGGGGCGATGGTGATCGGCGAGGACCTGGGCACGGTGGAGCCCGGGGTGCGCGAGACGCTGCGCGAGCGCGGGGTGCTCGGTACCTCGGTGCTCTGGTTCGAGCGGGATTGGGAGGGCGACGGCCGGCCCCTGCCGCCGGAACGCTGGCGCGCCGACTGCCTCGCCACCGCGACCACCCACGACCTGCCCTCCACCGCGGCCCGTCTGACGGGCGAGCACGTCGAACTCCGCTACCGGCTGGGCCTGCTGACCCGGGAGCTGGCGGAGGAACGGACGGAGGCGGCGGCGGACACCGGGGAGTGGCTGGAGGTACTGGCGCGGCTGGGCCTGCTGCACGGCACCGGCGGCGGCCACAGCACGTCGACGGAGGAGGCCGAGATCCAGGCCGTGCACCGGTTCCTGCTGCGTACGCCGGCGAGGCTGGTGGGCGTGTGGCTGCCCGACGCGGTCGGCGACCGGCGGCCCCAGAACCTGCCGGGCACCTGGGACCAGTACCCGAACTGGCGCCTGCCGATCGCGGACGCGGAGGGAAGGCCGGTGACGCTGGAGGGGTTGGCGGGCTCGCCGCGCCTGCACGCTCTGGTGGAGGTGCTGCGCGGGCCTCGCACGGTCGGGCCGGGCTGA
- a CDS encoding LLM class flavin-dependent oxidoreductase, producing the protein MQIGVNVPNFGPGTNPDNLARWAKTVEGLGFDLLMVSDHVAITPDVARQYPAPFYEPVTTLAWLAGITTRVKLGTTVLIAPYRHPLLVARMAANLQQLSGGRLILGVGVGWAKEEFEALGVPFERRGALTDELLRTLRTAWENDADYGCGQIPIWVGGNSDAAIRRAVRLGTPWHPLRFTMPWFEEALERLKGISAELGRPVPDLAPRIYLRITEKPIDHPDRRAGEGTLEQILQDIERLRLAGAQTLLLDPYHGDPDETLRPEVAWQALATVAAHRV; encoded by the coding sequence ATGCAGATAGGCGTGAATGTTCCCAACTTCGGACCCGGAACAAATCCGGATAACCTCGCCCGTTGGGCCAAAACCGTGGAGGGCCTCGGTTTCGACCTGCTGATGGTTTCCGACCACGTGGCGATCACCCCGGATGTCGCGCGGCAATATCCGGCACCATTTTACGAACCTGTCACCACACTCGCCTGGCTGGCCGGAATCACCACCCGGGTGAAACTGGGCACCACCGTGCTCATCGCCCCGTACCGGCACCCCCTGCTGGTCGCCCGCATGGCCGCCAACCTGCAACAACTCAGCGGTGGGCGGCTGATCCTGGGGGTCGGCGTGGGCTGGGCCAAGGAGGAGTTCGAGGCGCTCGGCGTCCCCTTCGAACGGCGTGGCGCGCTCACCGACGAACTCCTGCGGACCCTTCGTACGGCATGGGAAAACGACGCCGACTACGGCTGCGGGCAGATTCCGATCTGGGTCGGCGGAAACAGCGACGCCGCAATTCGCCGGGCCGTGCGCCTGGGCACGCCGTGGCATCCCCTGCGGTTCACGATGCCCTGGTTCGAGGAGGCGCTGGAGCGACTGAAAGGCATTTCCGCCGAGCTCGGTCGGCCCGTCCCGGATTTGGCACCGCGTATCTATCTCCGGATCACGGAAAAACCGATCGACCACCCCGATCGTCGTGCCGGAGAAGGCACCCTCGAGCAGATTCTCCAGGACATCGAGCGGCTGCGCCTCGCCGGTGCCCAGACGCTGCTGCTCGACCCGTACCACGGTGATCCGGACGAGACGCTGCGCCCCGAGGTGGCGTGGCAGGCGCTGGCCACCGTGGCCGCGCACCGTGTCTAG
- a CDS encoding nucleoside deaminase: protein MTLDTHGLPENDTDRVTVVGEAELPYLRRCVELAAEAVDAGDWPFGSVLVGADGTILAEERNRETTTGDPTAHPEFELARWAATRLSPEERAAATVYTSGEHCPMCAAAHGWAGLGRIVYASSSQQARDWKAEWGVAVTSPLAPLTVQDVVPGLEVVGPVPEFAAQVKELQWRFRNPDSPAS, encoded by the coding sequence GTGACCCTCGACACCCACGGCCTGCCCGAGAACGACACCGACCGCGTCACCGTCGTCGGCGAGGCCGAACTGCCCTATCTGCGCCGCTGTGTGGAACTGGCGGCCGAGGCGGTGGACGCCGGTGACTGGCCGTTCGGATCCGTGCTGGTCGGCGCGGACGGCACGATCCTCGCCGAGGAGCGCAACCGCGAGACCACCACCGGCGACCCGACCGCGCACCCGGAGTTCGAGCTGGCCCGCTGGGCGGCGACCCGGCTGAGCCCCGAGGAGCGGGCCGCGGCGACCGTGTACACCTCGGGCGAGCACTGCCCGATGTGCGCGGCCGCGCACGGCTGGGCAGGGTTGGGCCGCATCGTGTACGCGAGCTCTTCCCAGCAGGCCCGGGACTGGAAGGCGGAGTGGGGCGTGGCCGTCACCTCGCCGCTTGCTCCGCTGACCGTCCAGGACGTGGTGCCCGGCCTCGAGGTGGTCGGCCCGGTTCCCGAATTCGCCGCGCAGGTGAAGGAGTTGCAGTGGCGCTTCCGTAACCCGGACAGCCCGGCGAGCTGA
- a CDS encoding cupin domain-containing protein — protein MSVPLYVPAGGGEYVDIRDTKRTYLKLTTPMSNGEFGFFEHHMAPEAKGAAPHIHKESTEMFYVVKGEIEFTIGDEKVVGEPGAFAYVPKGEPHGFTNRGSEDATLLIMFYPIYDREDYFRGLGRLTANGRNPSLEELQEHMAKYDQFMC, from the coding sequence ATGTCTGTTCCGCTCTATGTCCCCGCAGGCGGCGGCGAGTACGTCGACATCCGGGACACGAAGAGGACGTACCTCAAGCTCACCACTCCCATGTCCAACGGGGAGTTCGGCTTCTTCGAGCACCACATGGCCCCCGAGGCGAAGGGCGCCGCCCCGCACATCCACAAAGAGTCCACCGAGATGTTCTACGTGGTGAAGGGCGAGATCGAGTTCACCATCGGGGACGAGAAGGTCGTGGGTGAGCCGGGCGCGTTCGCCTACGTCCCCAAGGGGGAGCCGCACGGCTTCACCAACCGGGGCAGCGAGGACGCCACCCTGCTGATCATGTTCTACCCGATCTACGACCGCGAGGACTACTTCCGGGGTCTCGGGCGCCTGACGGCCAACGGCCGCAACCCCAGCCTCGAGGAGCTCCAGGAGCACATGGCGAAGTACGACCAGTTCATGTGCTGA
- a CDS encoding MFS transporter, with translation MSDLWQRVRGWRGSVPGGAVGLRLAVMAMIDAVGTGAFLAVSVPFITRSVGLSEGKLGLGLTLSAAIALATAIPIGILADRIGPKKVLVGVSLWRCACFVVYPFVQNLWQFLTVVCLLGLVDKAAAPMEQALVGQATEADDRVRVVAVLRALRNVGFTVGALLGGIGLLIDNRAGYAGILLLNAVSFAVLATLASRLPVLSAPAKSLRRRFSMSVLRDGSFLSFTGINAVLTMHMTLLSIGIPLWIVGHTEVSSAMIAPLVAVNTVLAVALQVRASRNTETIAGASRALVRAGLSLALCCLLLVAAPKLPVVLAVGVLLLAMIALTGGELFQSAGGWGGSYLLAKPGQEGVYLSVFWLGVAIQQIAAPVLVSVVVTTGTTGWVVLAALFAVCGFAAPVIGRWAQAQADSRPRPEPEPAAAT, from the coding sequence ATGTCTGATCTGTGGCAGCGCGTCCGAGGCTGGCGGGGGTCCGTCCCCGGCGGCGCGGTCGGCCTGCGGCTGGCCGTGATGGCGATGATCGACGCCGTCGGCACCGGCGCCTTCCTGGCCGTCTCGGTGCCCTTCATCACCCGGTCCGTCGGCCTGTCGGAGGGCAAGCTCGGTCTGGGCCTGACCCTGTCCGCCGCCATCGCCCTGGCCACGGCCATCCCGATCGGCATCCTCGCCGACCGGATCGGTCCGAAGAAGGTCCTGGTCGGGGTGAGCCTGTGGCGGTGCGCCTGCTTCGTGGTGTACCCCTTCGTCCAGAACCTGTGGCAGTTCCTCACCGTGGTGTGTCTGCTCGGCCTGGTCGACAAGGCGGCGGCACCGATGGAACAGGCCCTGGTCGGCCAGGCGACGGAGGCCGACGACCGGGTCAGGGTGGTCGCGGTCCTGCGGGCCCTGCGCAACGTCGGCTTCACCGTCGGCGCCCTGCTCGGCGGGATCGGGCTGCTCATCGACAACCGGGCGGGATACGCCGGGATCCTGCTGCTCAACGCCGTCTCGTTCGCCGTGCTCGCGACCCTGGCCTCCCGGCTGCCGGTGCTCAGCGCGCCGGCGAAGAGCCTGCGCCGCCGGTTCTCGATGAGCGTGCTGCGCGACGGATCGTTCCTGTCGTTCACCGGGATCAACGCCGTGCTCACCATGCACATGACCCTGTTGAGCATCGGCATCCCGCTGTGGATCGTCGGACACACCGAGGTCTCGTCCGCGATGATCGCCCCTCTGGTGGCGGTCAACACCGTGCTCGCGGTCGCCCTCCAGGTGCGGGCCAGCCGGAACACGGAGACCATCGCCGGCGCCTCCCGCGCCCTGGTGCGGGCCGGTCTCTCCCTCGCGCTGTGCTGTCTGCTGCTCGTCGCGGCACCGAAGCTGCCGGTCGTCCTGGCCGTCGGGGTGCTGCTGCTGGCCATGATCGCGCTGACCGGCGGCGAGCTGTTCCAGTCCGCCGGCGGCTGGGGCGGTTCCTATCTGCTCGCCAAGCCCGGCCAGGAAGGCGTCTATCTGTCGGTCTTCTGGCTCGGCGTGGCCATCCAGCAGATCGCGGCGCCGGTCCTGGTCAGCGTGGTCGTCACGACCGGCACCACGGGCTGGGTCGTGCTGGCCGCACTGTTCGCCGTCTGCGGATTCGCGGCCCCGGTCATCGGCCGGTGGGCGCAGGCACAGGCGGACAGCAGGCCGCGGCCCGAGCCGGAGCCGGCAGCGGCCACCTGA
- a CDS encoding ATP-grasp domain-containing protein, whose amino-acid sequence MTTPAPDAQVVFVGYNAAYLRAIDASVPSGSVVVIEEPDIIRKRELSDAAARFDCLDRIVPASYQQSTGALDLAAELTAVRPVAAVVPGLEYAVPATAALAEKLGLPGATEAAAQALRDKVRLREVTGAAGVRNPRWREVFGPEDILDFAGDGPVVVKPANRQASVGVQLLDSVDAASAARAWERTSSAAEYEQVPDRELAWRFLAEERLQGPEFSVEALVRQGEIIFQNVTAKTVIPGPYPVELGHLLPAPLDEDTQHAFGAAMRALVDATGYRTGILHAEWILTDSGPTLVECAGRCPGDYLIDLNDLAYGTRIRLTLIDLLAGRPVTLPRSAEQTSAIRFLAAGPGTVTEVSGVAEAQELPGVRVVEVDVAAGDEVRPWASSWDRAGHVIATGPDADTTLRRVLDADAAVRITTE is encoded by the coding sequence ATGACCACCCCCGCCCCCGACGCGCAGGTGGTGTTTGTCGGCTACAACGCGGCCTACCTGCGCGCGATCGACGCGAGCGTGCCCAGCGGGTCCGTCGTGGTGATCGAGGAACCCGACATCATCCGCAAGCGGGAACTGTCGGACGCGGCGGCCCGCTTCGACTGCCTGGACCGCATCGTGCCGGCCAGCTACCAGCAGTCGACCGGAGCCCTCGACCTGGCGGCCGAACTGACGGCCGTGCGCCCCGTGGCCGCGGTCGTCCCGGGCCTGGAGTACGCGGTGCCGGCGACGGCCGCGCTGGCCGAGAAGCTCGGGCTGCCGGGCGCGACCGAAGCGGCCGCGCAGGCGCTGCGGGACAAGGTCCGGCTGCGCGAGGTCACCGGTGCCGCCGGCGTGCGCAATCCGCGCTGGCGCGAGGTGTTCGGGCCCGAGGACATCCTCGACTTCGCCGGTGACGGTCCCGTGGTGGTCAAGCCGGCGAACCGGCAGGCGAGCGTCGGCGTGCAGCTGCTGGACTCGGTCGACGCGGCCTCGGCGGCGCGCGCATGGGAGCGGACCTCGTCCGCGGCCGAGTACGAGCAGGTGCCCGACCGGGAGCTGGCGTGGCGGTTCCTCGCCGAGGAACGCCTTCAGGGGCCCGAGTTCAGCGTCGAGGCGCTGGTGCGGCAGGGCGAGATCATCTTCCAGAACGTCACGGCCAAGACCGTGATCCCCGGGCCGTACCCGGTGGAACTCGGTCATCTGCTGCCCGCCCCGCTGGACGAGGACACCCAGCACGCGTTCGGGGCGGCCATGCGGGCCCTGGTCGACGCCACCGGCTACCGGACGGGCATCCTGCACGCCGAGTGGATTCTCACCGACTCCGGTCCGACGCTGGTCGAATGCGCCGGCCGCTGCCCCGGCGACTATCTGATCGACCTCAACGACCTGGCCTACGGCACCCGGATCAGGCTGACCCTGATCGACCTGCTCGCCGGCCGCCCGGTCACGCTGCCCCGGTCGGCCGAGCAGACCTCGGCCATCCGGTTCCTGGCCGCCGGGCCCGGCACCGTGACGGAGGTCTCCGGCGTGGCCGAGGCACAGGAACTGCCCGGGGTCCGGGTCGTGGAGGTGGACGTCGCGGCGGGCGACGAGGTCCGGCCGTGGGCGTCCTCCTGGGACCGCGCCGGGCATGTCATCGCCACCGGGCCGGACGCCGACACCACGCTCCGGCGCGTACTCGACGCGGACGCCGCCGTCCGCATCACGACCGAATGA